Genomic DNA from Alkalihalobacterium alkalinitrilicum:
AAAATAAAGGTTTGGTATTGGATTTAGACTATGTTTGCACTTGCTGCAGGAGCAACTTAATAACGCGAAGATGTTAAATACATTTTAAGTGAAGGGACTTTTTTATTAATAATTGTACCTATTGCTTTGCTTATCAAAAGAGACAGGCCATTATTAGGAGGAAAAATGAAGCAAACTGTTTCTTGTTAAAGTCATAAAACATTAGATGAAGATGGGAGAAATATTATGTTAAGACGTACTGTAACCAACAAAGTGTTGAAAGATAATCCACATGAAAAGTGGAACCAATTTATTGATTTATTGGCAATGGAAGATTATTGTGATTTAACTGAGATACAAAAAGTTGCACATCTTTGTTTTGTATATGATGCAGAAGTACAAAATGGGGGACATTTGCAATATTTTTTAAATAGAGGTACAGCATTAGTTACCGAAACTGCAAAAGCTCTTGAGGATCTTGGAGCAAATGGGCAAGCAATTATTTTTTCTAAAGCTATAAACGTTCTTAACTCAATAGAGATATCTAATATTGAAAGCATTGAGGAGTATATCAACGAAGCAGATGAGGGCAAATTCTTTGAACTTGATTTAGAGTATTATGGTTGCGAACCAAGCATTAATGATTATTTAGAACAATATTTACAAAAATACGAAACAGAATTTATTTTGATAGAATAGACTGTAAAAGAAGTAGAATTTCCTCTTCCACTAACAATGAGGCATTAAATAGGGAACTGTTCTAATGGCAGTTCCTATTGTTGTTGTTAAAAAGTAGACTGGATAAAAATTAGAAACGCTTTATCATCATAGATGTATTCAAATAAAAGGCAGTATTAATAGAAGAACTGAATGTAAGGTCTAGTGAAGAAAAATGGAGAGGTGTTTCATGATGTTTTCTAATGAACAATTACAGGCCTTAATTGAAGGAAGAATTGTTGGGAATAAGTTTCCCTATGATACAAATAATGAGCATGAAATTGAAGCACATATTAGACGATTATATTATAGAATAAACCGTATTCCTAATTTAGTATGTGAAGCAGAGTGGAATCATTTTGGCAGTGGATACGCTTCCTTTGTTGAATTTTTTTGTTACCGAAAAGAAGATGTTACAGTCATAGAAGAGAAATACGGATTGCAAGAGATTAAGATAAATGGAATTATTATTGATATTTGTCGCTTAGCACCTGTAGCAATCATGGGCGAAGATGACAGATATAAAACGATTCGTATTGAAACAAACGAAGTAGTTGGTGGGGGATATGGTACTATACTTGATGGTTTCAATCGATTAGTTATAGATGAGAAATTTCAAATAATCGAAGAACAATTGGAACAATCGTTAAAAGTGTTTGATTATGAACGATTAGATGCTGAAAAATTGAATCAATCTTTGCCATTTCAAACGAAAATACCAACCATCTATCGGAAACCTAAACAGTATTTAGTGATGGATGCAATTTTTTATTGGGAGGATTAGGAGTTTGATTACTCTAACGCGTTCTGAAATAGGGAGCAGATTGTGTAAATAAACCTCTCTTTTCTTCAGCTAACAGTGAGCAATCCTTTAAGAACAGGAATTGCCTTTTTCTTAATAAACAAACGAGCGTTCAAGAGTTGATGATAAATAGCAAAATTTTAAAAGAATAGAATGTATTTTATAGGGGGAGTTAGTGTGGAGAGTTTTTGGCAAAAAGATAATGACTATGGAAAATTAGAACCGTTAACAGATGAAATGGTCGAAATAGCAGAAGAGGAATTGAACATTAAGTTACCCAATTCCTACATAAATATCTTGAAACAACAAAACGGTGGTTATATCAAATATAATGCACACCCTTCAGATGTACCAACATCTTGGGCTGATGACCATGTTAATGTTGATCATCTATTTGGAATAGGAATGGGTAAAGATAAAGGAATACTAGAAAGTGAATATTTAATTCAAGAATGGGATTTACCTAAGGGTGTTGTACTCATATCAGGAGATGGACATTCATGGATTGCGCTCGATTATAGGAATAGCAAAACCGAACCTCCTGTTATTTTTATAGATGTTGAACAAAATCAAGAAATAAGATTAGCAAAGAATTTTGAAAAATTTATCAATGGGCTTGTTGATTATAATGAAGAAGAGGAAATCGATTTATCCGATACAATCCTTTCAGAACAAGAAATAAAAGATTACTACGCTAGTATAGATGATGTGATACGAAAGGGAACACCGAAAGAGATCGACCGTTTATTTACAAAAATACTTTCAACTAAAAACGAATTAATTCGATATATGGTCGAAAAAATGAGACATCACGAAAAACCAAAAGTTCATTTTAATTTACTTCTTTTCTTATCATGTTGTGCTGAAGGTGGCAATAAAGGAATTTTAGGTGATGATTATTTATTTGATGTTTTACATGAATTATCCAAAAGTAAAAATAAGGAAGTTAGAGAGTATGCCTTATTTTCCTTAAAACAATTACAAAGCAGACTTAATCTATAATAAATTAGTTCGTTCAACAAAGAAGCACAAGAAGCGTCACTATACTTTGCCACATTCAGATTTAACTTAGGTTAAATTAAGCTTCACTAAGGAATTTCTTCATGATGTTAGTATAGAAGGTCAAGGTTCTTTATACTGCTAGAAGGTTCAATGGTGAGACTAGTAGGAAAATGTAGAAAAGAGATTTGTATACGGAAACATACAAAAAGCAACCTTATGTTTTTTAGAAATATTACTATAGTGCTTGATTCATGAAGGGGGACATAAAAATGAGAAAAGTGAGTACGTTTCTTTTGTTTTCAATAATAGTAATCTTTTTATTCAGTGGATGTAATGAAACTAATGTTAATGCAGATATTTTCCAATATAAAGATTCGTTTGTAGGTGATAACAGTGCAGTAGGAAACATTGCTAATCAATTACCAGGTGGAGAGCATTTAAACGGTTTTGAACTAAAAACAAGTGAAGAACCTTATGGCATCATCCTAAATTATGATTGGCTAAATTCAGAGCAAGAGTACAAAGAAACCGTGATATATAATGCAACATTTTTATTTACTTTAGTACAAAACGTGGATTGGATCACATTTAAGTCCGATAGATATGAAATTACAATTACGAAAGAAGATCTACAAGAATGGTATGGGAAAGAATTTAGTGAAGTTCAAAACGAAGACGAACTTAAAGAACTAATACAGGAAAATTTAAAAGACGAAAACTTAGTTAATCAATTATTAAAATCACTAAGTGCTTAAGTCAAATAAGTCGTTATGAAAATAGCCACACAAGGACATTTTGTTTCAATCAACACTATATTTGGGTTTTTTTTGATTACAAGATCGACTGTCGTTTTATACATTAGTAAATTATCTAAAGAGGTACTCGTGCGATCGTAGCAGGATTATTTTTTTATGAGTGGCTACCTAGTGTCGAGTAAACTGGTTTTTATTAAAAGAATAAGGATAATCATCGTTAGCCTTAAATGATGCACCGGGAGATCTCACACTTTGGACTATGTCTCATTCGAATGAAATACTAACTTTTCAACTGCCATAATAGTACAAATTACAACTGTCATAAATAATCAATGACATCTATGTCTTCTTCCGCAATGGCTGGATGGTATATGATATAAAGCATAGTGTCAGTGGTTATATATCGGAAAATCTGGAGTTCTGTGTTACATAGTTTTATTACAATTTAGAAATGGGGTAGTTATGTTGAGAGCATTCACTTTACAAATTGGCGATATGAAACCAAAGGTACCAATCTTGCAGGGGGGAATGGGTGTAGGAATTTCATTGAGTAAGCTTGCAGCAGCTGTTGCAAATGCGGGTGGAATTGGGACGATCTCTGGGACTGGAATCTCTGTTGAAGAATTAAGATACCATATTCGAAAAGCAAGGGAATTAACAAATCGCACTGGCTATATTGGGGTCAATGTGTTATTTGCGATGAATGATTTTGCTGAGAAGATGAAGGCAGCGATGGAGGAGAACGTGGATTTTATTGTTTCAGGTGCTGGTATCTCTCGTGATATGTATGCCTGGGGAAGAGAGTATGGGGTCCCTGTCATCTCGATCGTTTCATCAGCAAAATCGGCGAGATTGTCCGAAAGATTAGGTGCGGCAGCTGTTGTTGTTGAAGGGAATGAAGCGGGGGGACACCTTGGAACAGACCGTCCATTATTTGAGATCCTTCCTGAAGTTACTGCGGCCGTAAATATTCCTGTCATCGCAGGAGGCCACTGAAAAAGTACCTGAAATAATAAAAGATATAGCACCTCAATTATTTGAGAGTGCTATATCTTTTTTGCTGTATAATTAAAATATCAAATTTGAGTGGGTGGATACGATGATTCAACATCAACAAGTAAACTTAAGTCCTTATATGGCGATTTATGACATAGTAGTATGCGACCAAGGTATTAAAAATGAAATCAGTTATGTGCTTAGAGCAAGGGAATCAACAAGCAGGAAGGTCGAATAACTTTTTTGATTGGAGTGACATTCACTTTGAAAGGGAATATGAAATGATGTTTCTTTTGTATATATCAAAACATAAGGCAATAATTTTGCCAAAAAGGTTTTTCGAATTAAATGATGATATTGATTTATTTAAGATAATTGTTTCTAAACATGTAGAGACAAATAAAATTAAGTTTATCTGATGTTCTTTAACAAACGATAGCGTTTCTGCAATAGCAGCAGGAACGCTTTTTGACTAACTAGGCAGTAGAGTTGAAGAGGAATATTTTATTAAAAATAAAACACACTTTAAATATAGAAGGAGTGTGTTTTTATGCAAAATCCAACATGGGATGATGTACTTAAATTGCGTTTAAAATTAAAGGAAGCAAACTTTGAATATTGGCTCAATGAAAATTTATTTACTTTTTCATGGTGGTTTCTTTTAATAACAATGTTTTTATTTTTTATTTCATGGTGGCTCTTATTAGAAAAGTCCCGAATGATGGAAATGCTATTATATGGTTTTTTAGTAGCAACAATAGTGATATTACTTGATGTAATAGGAGTTTCATTTATTTTATGGGGCTACCCACTTATGCTAGCACCTTTAGTTCCTCCTATTTTTGAAATTGATATAGGACATTTGCCATTTGTTTATATGACCATTTATCAGTATTTTTCAACATGGAAATCATATGTTATTGCAATGACAATAACGGCTTTAATTTTTGCATTTGTTTTAGAACCAATTACGATATGGTTAGATATTTATGAAGCAAACAATTGGAGGCATATATACTCATTACCGATATATGTTCTTATAGGTATTTTTTGTAAATGGTTTATAACAAAAATAAAACAGGTAGAAAATAAATATCAAAAACTGTTGAAGTAAGGGACGGTTCTCATGCTTCTTTTGTTTCGCGAAACGAAGGAAGCACAAGAACCGTCCGAGACCAGTGAAAAAGTCCAGTCAAAAAGCAGCTATTAGTAATGATAGTGTTAAAATGTGCGTAAAAAAATCCTCTCAAATCCTGTTATTATAGGATTTTAACAAAAAAAAAGCCCTCATAACTGGTATAATATAAGTGCGACCAAATATCAACCAATAAGGGGGCTTTTTCATGCTTCGATTTGAATCGAAGCAATTAAGTTTTCACTCTGTATTATATAAAATTCCAGAAAATCATATGCTTAAAAAGATTTCTAGAGTAGTAGATTTCAGCTTTATTAATGGTTTACTTGAGGATACATATTGTAAAGAGTTTGGTAGACCTGCAAAGGAACCTGAGCTAATGTGTAAACTTCTTTTTCTTCAGTATATCCATGATTTATCCGACGAAAAGCTGATAGAAGAAGCAAATTTTAATTTAGCTTTTATGTATTTTATTGGGATAAACCCAGAAGATAGACTTCCTGATAAAAGTCTTCTTTCTAAATTCAGGACACAACGTCTAGAGGAAACTACACTGGATGAAATCATTATAGAGATAGTAAGGCAATGTGTAGAAAAAGGAATTCTTAAAGGGACGAGTGTTAGTATTGATGCGACCCATATTGAAGCAAATACGATTAAGAAAACCCCTGAACGTTT
This window encodes:
- a CDS encoding CBO0543 family protein — encoded protein: MQNPTWDDVLKLRLKLKEANFEYWLNENLFTFSWWFLLITMFLFFISWWLLLEKSRMMEMLLYGFLVATIVILLDVIGVSFILWGYPLMLAPLVPPIFEIDIGHLPFVYMTIYQYFSTWKSYVIAMTITALIFAFVLEPITIWLDIYEANNWRHIYSLPIYVLIGIFCKWFITKIKQVENKYQKLLK
- a CDS encoding YcxB family protein, encoding MCLEQGNQQAGRSNNFFDWSDIHFEREYEMMFLLYISKHKAIILPKRFFELNDDIDLFKIIVSKHVETNKIKFI
- a CDS encoding DMP19 family protein — translated: MLRRTVTNKVLKDNPHEKWNQFIDLLAMEDYCDLTEIQKVAHLCFVYDAEVQNGGHLQYFLNRGTALVTETAKALEDLGANGQAIIFSKAINVLNSIEISNIESIEEYINEADEGKFFELDLEYYGCEPSINDYLEQYLQKYETEFILIE
- a CDS encoding DUF4825 domain-containing protein, which produces MRKVSTFLLFSIIVIFLFSGCNETNVNADIFQYKDSFVGDNSAVGNIANQLPGGEHLNGFELKTSEEPYGIILNYDWLNSEQEYKETVIYNATFLFTLVQNVDWITFKSDRYEITITKEDLQEWYGKEFSEVQNEDELKELIQENLKDENLVNQLLKSLSA